In one Canis lupus dingo isolate Sandy chromosome 16, ASM325472v2, whole genome shotgun sequence genomic region, the following are encoded:
- the CCM2 gene encoding cerebral cavernous malformations 2 protein isoform X7 codes for MEEEGKKGKKYLGQLTSIPGYLNPSSRTEILHFIDNAKRAHQLPGHLTQEHDAVISLSAYNVKLAWRDGEDTILRVPIHDIAAVSYVRDDASHLVVLKTAQDPGISPSQSLCAESSRGLTTVSLSESGVGPVEACCLVILATESKVAAEELCSLLGQVFQIVYTESTIDFLDRAIFDGASTPTHHLSLHSGAPVSPPCTDDSSTKVDVKEPYETDLGTFAFPECVHPGGISPSSFCMQMVPHAKTVSESELSATATELLQDYMLTLRTKLSSQEIQQFAALLHDYRDGASVHEFCINLRQLYGDSRKFLLLGLRPFIPEKDSQHFENFLETIGVKDGRGIITDSFGRYRRALSSASTSTCTGNRTTGSSDDQSAPSEGDEWDRMISDISNDIEALGCSMDRDSA; via the exons TACTTAGGTCAGCTGACGTCCATCCCAGGATACCTGAATCCCTCCAGTAGGACTGAAATCCTGCATTTCATAGACAATGCAAAG AGAGCCCACCAGCTCCCTGGACATCTGACCCAGGAGCACGACGCCGTGATCAGCCTGTCTGCCTATAACGTCAAGCTGGCCTGGCGAGACGGGGAGGACACCATCCTCAGGGTTCCCATCCATGACATCGCCGCTGTGTCCTATGTGCGGGACGACGCCTCACACCTGGTGGTCCTGAAGACAG cccaggaccctggcatctcCCCCAGCCAGAGTCTGTGTGCAGAAAGTTCCAGAGGCCTCACCACAGTCTCCCTGTCAGAGAGTGGCGTGGGACCTGTGGAGGCCTGCTGCCTGGTGATCCTGGCCACTGAGAGCAAA GTCGCTGCGGAAGAACTGTGCTCCCTGCTGGGGCAGGTCTTCCAGATTGTGTACACGGAGTCCACCATCGACTTCCTGGACAGAGCCATATTCGATGGGGCCTCGACACCCACCCACCACCTGTCCCTGCACAGCG gtgcccctgtctccCCACCCTGTACAGACGACTCTTCCACCAAGGTGGACGTGAAGGAGCCATATGAGACAGACCTGGGCACTTT CGCGTTCCCCGAGTGTGTGCACCCCGGTGGCATCTCGCCCTCGTCCTTCTGCATGCAGATGGTGCCCCACGCCAAGACAGTCAGTGAGAGCGAGTTGAGCGCCACTGCCACCGAGCTGCTGCAGGACTACATGCTCACG CTGCGCACCAAGCTGTCCTCCCAGGAGATCCAGCAGTTCGCGGCACTTCTGCACGACTACCGCGACGGGGCGTCTGTGCACGAGTTCTGCATCAACCTGCGTCAGCTGTATGGGGACAGCCGCAAGTTCCTGCTGCTCG GTCTGCGGCCCTTCATCCCGGAGAAGGACAGCCAGCACTTCGAGAACTTCCTTGAGACCATCGGGGTGAAGGACGGCCGAGGCATCATCACTGACAGCTTCGGCAGGTACCGGCGGGCCCTGagctctgcctccacctccacctgcacTGGGAACAGGACCACAGGCAGCTCCGACGACCAGTCCGCACCCTCGGAGGGGGACGAGTGGGACCGCATGATTTCAGATATCAGCAACGACATCGAGGCTCTGGGCTGCAGCATGGACCGGGACTCAGCCTGA
- the CCM2 gene encoding cerebral cavernous malformations 2 protein isoform X6 — MSTGGTGVSSAAAGGPKHAFQHMHLRRGQDTVQEYLGQLTSIPGYLNPSSRTEILHFIDNAKRAHQLPGHLTQEHDAVISLSAYNVKLAWRDGEDTILRVPIHDIAAVSYVRDDASHLVVLKTAQDPGISPSQSLCAESSRGLTTVSLSESGVGPVEACCLVILATESKVAAEELCSLLGQVFQIVYTESTIDFLDRAIFDGASTPTHHLSLHSGAPVSPPCTDDSSTKVDVKEPYETDLGTFAFPECVHPGGISPSSFCMQMVPHAKTVSESELSATATELLQDYMLTLRTKLSSQEIQQFAALLHDYRDGASVHEFCINLRQLYGDSRKFLLLGLRPFIPEKDSQHFENFLETIGVKDGRGIITDSFGRYRRALSSASTSTCTGNRTTGSSDDQSAPSEGDEWDRMISDISNDIEALGCSMDRDSA; from the exons TACTTAGGTCAGCTGACGTCCATCCCAGGATACCTGAATCCCTCCAGTAGGACTGAAATCCTGCATTTCATAGACAATGCAAAG AGAGCCCACCAGCTCCCTGGACATCTGACCCAGGAGCACGACGCCGTGATCAGCCTGTCTGCCTATAACGTCAAGCTGGCCTGGCGAGACGGGGAGGACACCATCCTCAGGGTTCCCATCCATGACATCGCCGCTGTGTCCTATGTGCGGGACGACGCCTCACACCTGGTGGTCCTGAAGACAG cccaggaccctggcatctcCCCCAGCCAGAGTCTGTGTGCAGAAAGTTCCAGAGGCCTCACCACAGTCTCCCTGTCAGAGAGTGGCGTGGGACCTGTGGAGGCCTGCTGCCTGGTGATCCTGGCCACTGAGAGCAAA GTCGCTGCGGAAGAACTGTGCTCCCTGCTGGGGCAGGTCTTCCAGATTGTGTACACGGAGTCCACCATCGACTTCCTGGACAGAGCCATATTCGATGGGGCCTCGACACCCACCCACCACCTGTCCCTGCACAGCG gtgcccctgtctccCCACCCTGTACAGACGACTCTTCCACCAAGGTGGACGTGAAGGAGCCATATGAGACAGACCTGGGCACTTT CGCGTTCCCCGAGTGTGTGCACCCCGGTGGCATCTCGCCCTCGTCCTTCTGCATGCAGATGGTGCCCCACGCCAAGACAGTCAGTGAGAGCGAGTTGAGCGCCACTGCCACCGAGCTGCTGCAGGACTACATGCTCACG CTGCGCACCAAGCTGTCCTCCCAGGAGATCCAGCAGTTCGCGGCACTTCTGCACGACTACCGCGACGGGGCGTCTGTGCACGAGTTCTGCATCAACCTGCGTCAGCTGTATGGGGACAGCCGCAAGTTCCTGCTGCTCG GTCTGCGGCCCTTCATCCCGGAGAAGGACAGCCAGCACTTCGAGAACTTCCTTGAGACCATCGGGGTGAAGGACGGCCGAGGCATCATCACTGACAGCTTCGGCAGGTACCGGCGGGCCCTGagctctgcctccacctccacctgcacTGGGAACAGGACCACAGGCAGCTCCGACGACCAGTCCGCACCCTCGGAGGGGGACGAGTGGGACCGCATGATTTCAGATATCAGCAACGACATCGAGGCTCTGGGCTGCAGCATGGACCGGGACTCAGCCTGA